CATCGCGGTCCCCGGCCCCACGGACCGTGCCGGCGCCAACTTCATCGCGGGCCGGATCGTGGCCCAGGTGATCCTCCGACCGCTCCCGTCCGGCACCCCCAACGTCGCGCTGCTCTTCGGCTACCGCGACCCGCAGCACTACCGATATGTGCGCTTCTTCCCAAGCGCCACGGAGATCGGCCAGGTCGGGACGATCGACGGCCAGTCTCCGCCGCTGCGCCGGCAACTGACCCACGCCCTGCCCGTCGGTCTGCCGCAGTTCGTGCGGATCGACGTGCGCCCTGGCGGCACCGTGCAAGTCTTCGCCGGAGGCGTTCCCCTCGGCGCGCTGACGTTCCCGGCCGCAGTCGCCGGCCACGCTGGCGTCATGACACGCAATGCCCAGGCCGTCGTGGACAACTTCCGGCTCTGGACGCGAACTATTCTCAACTAATCGGCGTTGGGAGGCGAGGAAGGCGGGATGGCGCCCAAGCGAAATCTGCGATTCGGCGTCGCGCTGGCGGCAATCATCGCGAGCCTTTCTCTCATTGTTCCACATGAGGCCGCGGCGACCGGCGGCATTTCGGGGCGGGTCACGGGGCCAAATGGGGAGCCGCTGGCGGGGGTCGAGGTGCAGGCGTTCTTACTCCTCCTGCGCCCTTGGGCGCCGGGCATGTTCCTGACAATCCCTGACCGGCGCGGGCTTGTCGCATGGACGCAGACCGCGGCTGACGGGAGCTATGAACTTGCCGGGCTCCCCGCAACTCTGCAGTACTGGTGCACCCACTGGGGTGGCCACTACTACCTATTGTTCTCGCCACCTCGAGGCACCGGCTTTCCTCCGAGGGTTCTCCGTGGGCTGCGCGGCCAACCCTCACGGATGCTGCTGGTGGAAGATGGGAAGACGCTGACCGGCTTCGATGTCCGGCTTGGGCCTCCCGCGAGCATTGGTGGCACCGTGACCGGTCCCGACGGCGCGCCTCTGGCAGACGCCTGGGTCGGAGCTGACATCTTCACACAGAGAGATTCGGCCAGGGTCTTGCGCTGGCGCACAACGACTGACGGCTTGGGCCGCTTCGTTCTCACCAACCTGGAGGATGAGCCGAATTACGTCAAGGTGGATGCGCCCGGGCCGCCGGTCTGGGCGGTGTTTTATCCCGGAGGCAGCGAACCGGTACCCATCCGTCCCATCCTCGGCGCCAGATCCTCGGGATACGACATCGCGATCCCGACGCCGGGGATGCTGCAGGTCAATCCTCCTTCGGGGCAGGACTACACGGCGTGGAGCTTCTCGACCGGATTCGACGAGCTCAGCTGGGAGTACTACTGGCCCTCTCCCACCTACCTGCCGCCGGGGGACTACCGCATAGGGCTCGGCATGTCGTGGCGCTGGTCCGACAATACGTATTATCCGGGGACGTTCCAGTGGGATGAAGCATCTCCGGTCACGGTAAAGTCCGGTGAGCTGACCAGCATCACCCTGGCCCCAACCGCGCCAGGTATTGCGAACGGAACGGTGGTCGACAGCACGGGAGCGCCCGTGGATGGTGTCACCGTGAGCCTGTCGGAAGACGAGTTGTGCGGCCCAGCCGCGGTGACGCAAACCGGCTCCGACGGGGTCTTCACTATCTCGTCGCGCGACGACCGAAAGATCTTCTTCAGCAAGGAAGGCTACGCGCCGGTGTGGTTCAACGACAAAGTCGACAGGGCGTCGGCGGACGTCGTCCGGTTCCGCAGCGGCGAGACCGTCTCCCTGCCACCCGTCGTTCTCGCGAGTCTCGGCGCACCCGGGAGCATTGCTGGACGAGTAACGACGGCGGGCTCGCCGGGTGCCGGGGCGAGGGTCGAGGTCTGGGCCTCCCCGGCGGGTGCAACCGCCCTGCGGACCATCACGCCCGATGCCGACGGAAACTACGTGACGGGCGGGCTGCCGCCGGGAGCGTACGTCCTGCGGTTCCTGGACACGACGCCGGGGAGCCTCTTCGGCGACAAGTGGTACCCGGAGGCCGTATCGTCACAGACGGCCACGCCGGTCCTCGTCGAACCCGGACTTCAGATCGGGAATATCGATGCCGATCTCGGCGCGAAGGGGAGCATCTCGGGCACTATGACGCAGGACCATCAACGTCTTCTCATATGGGCGCAGGCCTGTCTCACCGACGCGCTGGGCAATGTGCTGCGGTGCGTCTACACGTCCCTGGATGACACGTATAGCTTCGAAGCAGTGGCCCCGGGCTCATAC
This bacterium DNA region includes the following protein-coding sequences:
- a CDS encoding carboxypeptidase regulatory-like domain-containing protein translates to MAPKRNLRFGVALAAIIASLSLIVPHEAAATGGISGRVTGPNGEPLAGVEVQAFLLLLRPWAPGMFLTIPDRRGLVAWTQTAADGSYELAGLPATLQYWCTHWGGHYYLLFSPPRGTGFPPRVLRGLRGQPSRMLLVEDGKTLTGFDVRLGPPASIGGTVTGPDGAPLADAWVGADIFTQRDSARVLRWRTTTDGLGRFVLTNLEDEPNYVKVDAPGPPVWAVFYPGGSEPVPIRPILGARSSGYDIAIPTPGMLQVNPPSGQDYTAWSFSTGFDELSWEYYWPSPTYLPPGDYRIGLGMSWRWSDNTYYPGTFQWDEASPVTVKSGELTSITLAPTAPGIANGTVVDSTGAPVDGVTVSLSEDELCGPAAVTQTGSDGVFTISSRDDRKIFFSKEGYAPVWFNDKVDRASADVVRFRSGETVSLPPVVLASLGAPGSIAGRVTTAGSPGAGARVEVWASPAGATALRTITPDADGNYVTGGLPPGAYVLRFLDTTPGSLFGDKWYPEAVSSQTATPVLVEPGLQIGNIDADLGAKGSISGTMTQDHQRLLIWAQACLTDALGNVLRCVYTSLDDTYSFEAVAPGSYLLALDAVQAYSWGRWYPNEASMATATPIVVAPGQALAGMDIDFPPLGRIEGQLSVSNGTQCGQMALVDGDADVVRRFAPGYRPGPFFFDVPPGRYRLLSTSVDTYYSPIYPQWYPGKTLASEAQVIEVLPGQTVSGIDVMLEDYGHNRPPSLTQPDDIAATEGMEFALTLAATDPEGDLLTFGAENLPSGATFDPYSGEFRWTPTCTQAGTYPAIRFAVTDHGRNNGSEALSAQVTVPVSVAARDCAPVLDPIGNRTVIVGETLTLHITASNPEGGALVLDATGLPPGATFNPADATFSWTPGATQRGVYTVTFAAVSTLDTSLRDEETVTISAVGPLLFSDDFEHLDGADPDWARLSGFWAVRDHTLRSSPLGIAIAVAGPTDFAGTHFLAGRIAAQVTLQPLASGTPNVALLFAYRDPQHYRYVRFYPSATEIGQVGMIDGQAPPLPRRLARALPVDLPQFVRIDVRPGGAVQVFAGGTPLGGLQFSAAVPGRVGVMTRNAQGVLDNFRLWARTVLN